A window of Tachypleus tridentatus isolate NWPU-2018 chromosome 7, ASM421037v1, whole genome shotgun sequence genomic DNA:
ACATGTTGTTGATAGTAGAAACAGAAGGTATAAGTCAATTCTTTTTTAGCATATGGATTTAAGACTAGCCTAAGTCTGTTTAGCTGCTTAAGTCTCTTGAGATAAATGTTggaaatacacattaaaatacagttaagaTGTGAAGTCCCCAAACAGGATGATCTAATGAATTTTAAACACACTAGAGTTTAGCTTTCTTATGTGTTGATTTATAATTGTGGGAGCTTCTAGCTAGTTTGTTTTGTAGACTTAGCATCTTTAATTCATAAGAAGTAGCGACAGAATCtcaaatgataaatatatctcatgaaacCTTATTAACCAGCTATACTTAATAATACATCTTAAACAGCTCTAATAAACACTACTCTATCATGACCCAAAATTAAGTCATTGTAATATACGAAAGGATCGCGATTATTTTAAGAATCTTTATTTAGTGAATATTTAACAAGCCAGGTCTTTTTATGCACTAAATTTATTCACTAGGTGGCAGTTTAATATTAATTCATGGACTAAATCTATTCACTAGGTGGCAGTTTAATATTGATTCATGGACTAAATCTATCACTAGGTGGCAGTTTAATATTGATTCATGGACTAAATCTATCACTAGGTGGCAGTTTAATATTGATTCATGGACTAAATCTATCACTAGGTGGCAGTTTAATATTGATTTATGGACTAAATCTGTTCACTAGGTAGCAGTTTAATATCAATTCATGAACCAAATCTGTGCACTAGGTGTCAGTTTGATATAAATTCATTAACCAAATCTGTTCATCAGGTGGcagtttaatattaatacatgCACTAAAGTTATTCTCTAGGTAGCAACTTACTATCAGTATTTACAGATGTGCTCTGAATCGTAAACATTATCATTATGGAATGGAGATCAGTCTAGAAACTTGTGTATTGTTTCgatattacattttcaaattcctataacaaaacttttttctcattatttcagATTGTGAGAAGCCGTGAAGATATTAAAGAGATCTTGGAATCCAGAAACAAAGTGCCTCAAAATaactttgatttatttatattttagtgaatTAAATAATCTTTCGATTTTCTTTTTAAATCGATGAAGAAGCACAAAAGGTTTCCACTGAAGAATACAGATATTTGTCTCGAATCCGATCAAATGTCCCTGTTATTAGTAGCTCCTTTACATGCAAGAATCAGAGGATCTCGTCCTTCTAGTTTGTTGGAATTTTATgtgaaaacaatgtaaattatgttGATATGAATTTATTCACATAAGATCTGCTATACTATCGCTGTATGTGTTTTTTTCGAATATATTTCTTTTGGATAAATTTAAGATGTGGCTTCAATTTCTTCTTTATGCAAAATGAACTAATAGGTTCTAAGTACAGATACTAAACTAATTAGAtatgagataaaatatatataacaaaaccaaCAGTTCTAGAACTTTCAGAAGGTTCGTTTGTATTTAAGAGGAAAACTACACAGAGTAAGCTGCACCCTGCTCGCCACTGGTAGCAGACAAATAGCAAACTAGTTAACTGATTACTGAGGTTGTCGGGAAACTCTTTAGATTTTCCAAGTAAACAGATCTTTACAtgttaaagaaataacatttcaatagcacgttattaataaagtaaatcaATAATTTTTCAAAAAGGGAAGTAAACGTAGGGATGAttaacaacaatgtaaacaatacaCTAGGGATTCGCATCATTCCTAATTAATAGCACAATGCAATATAAAGTTAACAgacaaaactacaataaattcAATTCAATTGTAACtgaatagttatatttatatattcttatatGTTACTTCTTGCACGTGATATTatgtaacaatgaaacaaatgccatccctactatcCTGTTTACGTTGTTTTTGAATGATTGGTATTAACCACTTTATGTTTACATCTCTTGGAAAGCTGTATCTTTACTTGTTTGCTCGTGTCACTATGAACACCAAATTctataagaaagctaacttcaagatGTAATGATAGCATCGTTTACACTGGAATTATGATTTTCAAAATTGCTTcaagtaattaatattacttatataAACGAAGAGTCTGTTGGAATCTACGTCACCTCAGTGAAACTGGTTGACACCATTGTTATGGTTTTTGAGCTATCATGCAATAAATCCAAAGCTGGTGAACAATAAATGTGAGTAAAAAACTCACAAAACcaacaatttttaaatgtagaCTTTGTTGTCTAATTTCGATCAAATGTAATATTCGAAAACTTATTTATCTAAATAAGTTTAGAGTCATAAACTACTATGATAGTTATAGACATTCCCAGAACTTGTGattcagtcattacatagatattgttataaaaggaaacactgtatagtatagTAAAGTTCACAGAACAACTAACAAAttaatgaaactgaaataattaaaaagacaccgaaagaaaattgaaaacataaaacacattttgaacTCTAATGAAAGATTTTTGCGTGGGTCTGGCTCGTCCATAatagggccggcatggccaggtggttaagacactcgactcataattcgagagtcgcaggttcgaatccccgtcacaccgaacatgcaagccctttcagctgtggaggtgttataatgtgacagtaaattccactatttttttatatattttcatcgTATctgtcaaaatataaattactttcgGGTCTGTACGAGAAAACACCACCATTACAAACCCACTATGATAAATTATGATctatttttctatattaaaattatgagGTAACAACTTGAAAGCGTTGTATTACGTAATGTCAAAGTATACGTTGTTACAGTACTTTTTGttcataatgttattttattacaaaggcgtaatatttattaaagtagaAAATTTATTAATCAGCAAGTGTTGTTAATCCATTTATGTGTTCCAAACTGTAAAGTGTTTAAAGTGTTACATTacactatcaaaatatttttggcattttatggtATATTTGTTTGACtgataattgttgttttattattgagctttaggcccagcatggccaagtgtgctaaggcgttcgactcgtaatccgagggtcgcgtgttcgaatccccgtcgcaccaaacatgctcgccctttcagccgtggggacgttataaagtgacggtcaatcccactattcgttggtaaaagagtagcccaagaattggcggtgggtggtgaggactagctgtcttccctctaatcttacactgctaaattagggaaggctaacgcagatagccttcgtgtagctttgcgcgaaatcctgaacaaacaattatttagcTCGTGGTATTTCTTACAATATTCAGTATGTGTTTTAGTAACAGAAGCTACAGACAGATGGCAATAAAGGAAACATTGATGGACAATCTAAACGAGAGAAATGACTAGGCtataacataacaaaaataatacagtcTTTCAAAGCTGTCATTAATTAAGTcagtatattaaacataaaaagcTTGTGAAAAAAATCCGAGAGATATCATATTGCTAATAACTCAAGAAGGTGTTCATACCCCTCATGTTATCGTGCTATGTGTGGAAAAGACCcatcatggccaagcgtgttgaggcgtgcgactcgtaatatgaaggtagctggttcgcatccccgtcgcgccaaacatgctcgccctttcagccgtggaaggattataatgttatagtcaaacccactattcgtaggtaaaagagtagtcgaagggttagcggtgggtggtgatgaatagttgccttcccttcagtcttatactgctaaattagggacggttagcacagatagctctcgagtagctttgtgcgaaattaaaaaaaaaaaaatacgtggaaaataaataattaagtcGTCCGATAAAACTTGATATTAAGTTAAACATGTcagatttattaattttatattaaattcttaatgaatctgttttgtttttaatcgcACACTAGGCTAACTCTTCTGTGTTCAGTTATAAGCTCACAGACTTACCACCGATCTACATGTTTTATAAGACATTGGAATTTGTGAATAGTTTTACCAACGAGATATCGCAACAATCACCTATATTGTTTTCTTCCTTCTGATAATAGTAGCAGATTTACGTGTAAGTAAAGTGATTACAGGTACTTGCAACATAcactttttatttgattttgtctGTATAATACATAGTTTTAATACATTCAAAACAGTGATTCAGATTCTTGTATAATTGTGTTGTTCAATGACGGTTTCTTTAGTGCAGAATTATTGAAAACgtaattacatattattttccAAATCTCTTGTAGTCattattatcatgtttattttatttttgctacaaCACCTCTTCCAAATCTCAGGTGACCGTAGTCATCAAATCTATAAGGTGGTGCTTGTACGTTGACTAAATCTTCGTCTTTAAGTTCTGTAATTCCTGGTTGAAGATTGCTTTCGTCTTCGTCTTCTTCTACGCTGGTGTGAGAGTTTGGGTCACTTGTGTAGACAGTGAGTCTGTTTGTGTTAGGTTGTAACACTGTGTAaccacgaaacttgttgatgaacgGGATAACCAGTTGAGCTATTTTCTGAAGTTGAGACGGTATTAAAACCGGTGTTGAAGACGAAGCTGACACGGATAGGTAAAGAACAGAGAAAAGTGCAACACAACAAGTAATCTTCATGTCTTTCGTCTGTAAATATAGGTTAGGTTAGTGTTAAATCTACGTTTATGGACAgagatataattaaaatagtcAGTTTATTCTcactattctgaaaaaaaaatatgtaaggaTATAGAAACATTGCAAGAAAAGTAGTAA
This region includes:
- the LOC143258101 gene encoding uncharacterized protein LOC143258101, producing MKITCCVALFSVLYLSVSASSSTPVLIPSQLQKIAQLVIPFINKFRGYTVLQPNTNRLTVYTSDPNSHTSVEEDEDESNLQPGITELKDEDLVNVQAPPYRFDDYGHLRFGRGVVAKIK